The DNA window ACAGAAGCACTAGTTCAGCATAGTTCAGAGACTGCAGAAGCATTAGTGCAGTTTAGTTCAGAGACTACAGAAGCAGTAGTTCATCTTAGTACAGTCTACCAAGGCATTAGTGCAACTTAGTCAGTGATGACTAAGACTTTTCCGGTGGAGAGGCGCAGTGGGTGGCGCTTGCAGGTGTTGGAGAAGTAGGGGAACACCATCTCCGTGAACTTCTGCTTGAACCTGTAGAGCAGCGCGTTGTCACTGGGGTCGGAGAAGGTGACGCGCCCCCGCTCGTAGTCCACCTGCACGCGCACCCGCTGCGGCTTCTTCTTGGGCGCCAGGGGCGTGTTGGAGGCGGTGCGGGCGCGGTACTCGCCGCCGAACAGGCAGATGGTCCAGAAGCCGCGCTCGGGGCTGGGCGGGAACCACTCCTTGCGCTGGACGGTGTCCAGGACCACGCCGAGGGCCCACTCGGAGCAGTCGCCCACCTCCACGTCCCACCAGTGGCAGCCCGAGATGATGCCCTCGGAGCCCAGCACGCACTCGTAGAAGCAGAAGCGCTCCGCGTTGTCGGGCAGATGCTGATCCTCCTCCGTGTAGCAGACTGTGAGGAGGTCGTCGGACACCGACAGACAAACGTCTGCTGTGTTGGGGTCAAGGGTCACGGGGTCTacaggggagaaggagaaagcatGAGTAAACATCCAGACCAGCATACATATCAAGCCATAGAGTCTATATGTTACTTAGATGCTTTTGGTCAATTTCTAGGTGATTTCCAGTTATAAAAAGTACTTTGGCTAGACATCATGAATTACATTCTGTGCCCAAATTATGTTGAGAAAAGGaacaaaatattcatgagatatCAACTCACTGTACTGAGCGATACTTTGCATCTTATCCCAGACTCTGTACTTAAGGCACCCCACGTGACTGGCAACATCAATCAGCGATTCTGATAGTTCTGGTGGATCAGGCATGGTACACTGAGTTCTAAGAGAATAGAACCTCAAATGAGTGGAACCCAGAAGTAAAAATCACCCCATATTCATATGTTGAGGGAACTCACTAACCTGTCAGATATCTTCTTATAGTTCTGAAACACAGCAAAAAGGAAgtttgtttgatgtttgtttgaggtgagagtgagtgtgtgttggtgtaggaACCTGAACACGTGGGCCTTACCTTTAGAAACAGCAAGTGGTCAGTTTCCATGGCCTCCTCGGCTGTGCTGATGGCGCCCATCAGAGCGGCGATCTCGCCGGTCAGTCTGTTGAGTCGCTCCTTCATCTTGCGgctcttctgctcctcctcctccttgagAGCGGCTATCGCAGCGGCCTCCTCATCGCGCAGGAACTGGTGGAGCTTCTCAAACTCGGCCTTCATCAGCCGCTCTGTGTGCTCGGACTGTTTCTGCCAGAAAGGAGACATTATCCTCCGTGACTTGTTTGTCATGTGGTTTTATGCGGCTGGGCTGCAATGTTCAAAGTAATCTGAGTGCTTTTAGGGCACTAATGTGCCTGAATCTTGTTTGCTTTATTTTGCAGGAGATGTAATTTGTGCAGAATTGCAGAGGCCTTGCTAATTAGTTAGGGcttgtgtgtaagcacacagaATGTAATTAGCCTCTTGTCCTACTTTGATGTGGTCTGTTGTGTCGTCACAGGTCTGCTTGGCAGCATTCAGAGTCTCCAGCTTCTCCTGCAAGGGCCTCAGTGTGGATCTCAGCTCTCTCTGGTGATACAGAGTCAGGCAAAGATAGAGGGCCATAGACACTCTTACAGTATGGGCTATCTCACATGTCCAGCACAAAGATTAttcattatttctctctctccctctcacacacacacacacacactcagagacacacagagccatgcatacacacataccttacAGTCCTCCACggcctcctctgtggagcaggtGAGATGATCGTCgtgctcctctctcacacactggtCACACAGCAGCTCCTGGTCCTCGGTGCAGTAGAGCCCTATCCTGTGGCCGTGCTCGGCGCACAGCTCCCAGGGCTTGTCCCCCGcgtcccccccctcctcctccccccaccccccgtctGCCCCCAGGGGCCGCGCCCGCCGCAGGTGGCCCTGGAACAGCG is part of the Sardina pilchardus chromosome 22, fSarPil1.1, whole genome shotgun sequence genome and encodes:
- the LOC134069727 gene encoding E3 ubiquitin-protein ligase TRIM11; the encoded protein is MASPPPEEPPQPAAEAEAEPAPVCPVCQGPETLVLPCGHSLCQPCLLLCQAELGQGQSGCTECFGKELLSNVLKVLQDTLFQGHLRRARPLGADGGWGEEEGGDAGDKPWELCAEHGHRIGLYCTEDQELLCDQCVREEHDDHLTCSTEEAVEDCKRELRSTLRPLQEKLETLNAAKQTCDDTTDHIKKQSEHTERLMKAEFEKLHQFLRDEEAAAIAALKEEEEQKSRKMKERLNRLTGEIAALMGAISTAEEAMETDHLLFLKNYKKISDRTQCTMPDPPELSESLIDVASHVGCLKYRVWDKMQSIAQYNPVTLDPNTADVCLSVSDDLLTVCYTEEDQHLPDNAERFCFYECVLGSEGIISGCHWWDVEVGDCSEWALGVVLDTVQRKEWFPPSPERGFWTICLFGGEYRARTASNTPLAPKKKPQRVRVQVDYERGRVTFSDPSDNALLYRFKQKFTEMVFPYFSNTCKRHPLRLSTGKVLVITD